The Lonchura striata isolate bLonStr1 chromosome 7, bLonStr1.mat, whole genome shotgun sequence genome window below encodes:
- the ACTR1A gene encoding alpha-centractin produces the protein MESYDVIANQPVVIDNGSGVIKAGFAGDQIPKYCFPNYVGRPKHVRVMAGALEGDIFIGPKAEEHRGLLAIRYPMEHGIVKDWNDMERIWQYVYSKDQLQTFSEEHPVLLTEAPLNPRKNRERAAEVFFETFNVPALFISMQAVLSLYATGRTTGVVLDSGDGVTHAVPIYEGFAMPHSIMRIDIAGRDVSRFLRLYLRKEGYDFHTTSEFEIVKTIKERACYLSINPQKDETLETEKAQYYLPDGSTIEIGPARFRAPELLFRPDLIGEECEGLHEVLVFAIQKSDMDLRRTLFSNIVLSGGSTLFKGFGDRLLSEVKKLAPKDVKIRISAPQERLYSTWIGGSILASLDTFKKMWVSKKEYEEDGARAIHRKTF, from the exons ATGGAATCCTACGATGTGATAGCGAACCAGCCCGTCGTGATAGACAAC GGCTCAGGTGTGATTAAAGCAGGTTTTGCGGGCGATCAAATACCAAAATACTGCTTTCCTAACTA TGTGGGCAGACCAAAGCACGTTCGCGTTATGGCTGGTGCTTTAGAAGGGGACATTTTCATTGGTCCAAAGGCAGAG GAGCACAGAGGTCTTCTTGCGATCCGATACCCGATGGAGCATGGCATAGTGAAGGACTGGAATGACATGGAGCGCATCTGGCAGTATGTTTATTCTAAAGACCAGCTCCAGACTTTCTCAGAAGAG CATCCTGTGCTGCTGACAGAAGCACCCCTAAACCCGCGCAAGAACAGAGAGCGTGCTGCTGAGGTGTTCTTTGAGACCTTCAATGTGCCAGCACTATTCATCTCCATGCAAGCTGTGCTTAGCCT CTACGCGACTGGCAGGACCACGGGAGTGGTGCTGGACTCTGGGGATGGCGTCACCCACGCGGTTCCCATCTATGAAGGCTTTGCCATGCCTCACTCCATCATGCGGATTGACATCGCTGGCCGGGATGTCTCCCGCTTCCTGCGTCTCTATCTCCGGAAGGAAGGCTATGACTTCCACACAACCTCTGAGTTTGAGATTGTCAAGACCATCAAGGAG CGTGCCTGCTACCTGTCAATAAACCCCCAGAAGGATGAGACTCTGGAGACTGAGAAGGCTCAGTACTACCTGCCAGATGGAAGCACTATTGAG ATTGGCCCTGCCCGTTTCCGAGCCCCAGAGCTCCTGTTCCGGCCAGACCTGATAGGGGAGGAATGTGAAGGACTTCATGAAGTGCTCGTTTTTGCCATTCAAAAGTCAGACATGGATCTGAGGCGAACGCTGTTCTCCAACATTGTGCTGTCTGGAGGCTCCACGCTTTTCAAAG GTTTTGGTGACAGGCTGTTGAGTGAAGTGAAGAAACTAGCTCCGAAGGATGTCAAAATAAGG ATATCGGCTCCTCAGGAGAGATTGTATTCCACATGGATTGG TGGCTCTATCCTGGCCTCTCTGGACACCTTTAAGAAAATGTGGGTTTCGAAAAAGGAATATGAAGAAGATGGAGCTCGTGCCATCCACCGAAAAACCTTCTAG